The following DNA comes from Kluyveromyces lactis strain NRRL Y-1140 chromosome E complete sequence.
ATTCTCAAAAGCATTGGAGTGCCTCCATCATCAGCAAGTGATGTTGTGTTTATTAGCGACAATGACAAGGAGTTAGACGCAGCTTTGGATGTAGGCATCAGCACCATCTTGGCATTGAGGCCTGGAAACAACCCGGTATCTAATGcagaaaaatataaagcGCTTAATAACTTCTCATCTATATAAGACATGTCTAAGGTACACTGGTTCTCTGAATTGGGACTAAGGATATAGTGTAATGATGAAtaaatttaaaaaaattaatGAAGGGGATATCTGATTGATTGTAACACAAATCCTACTTGAAGTTGGAAGTAAGAGATCGAACATACCACGCTCCGTCTGTTGCAGATTGACTAAGGTTGGTTAAGTATAACTGCTCATTATGAGTGCGTATGTGTGcaaaaattggaagatgaaTATGTGGGATGCCTTCGCTGTAGTAGGAAAATCTGACGGTATAGAGGTCATACTTGGATTGGCAAACACTACATGCTGGAGATATGAGTACGCATATTCCATATTATTAAACAAATTTGGTAGAGATAattatttttgttttctattttgaacatattcttctttccctACATGCCTAAAGAGACGATggtttattgaaaaatcataCTACATTCAATCAGCGTAATTGTTGAATAGCATGTTGGCAGCAATTTCTTCGTTTTTGTCACATGCGAAGTAGATTTGCACCACCAAGGTCCTCTCAAAACCCAACTCGCAAAGTCTATTGAtagcttcttcatcttctgctgAGATAGTAACATTGGGAGGCGCGCCTTGAGTTTGTCCCCCGAAATCACCTAGATCACCTTCTGCTATGTCATCTCCCAGATTTTCACCCAAAGAATCGGTTAGGGAACCGCCAACAGCTTCTAATAGCAAAGAGATAAACCTTTGTGGATCTTGCAGCATGGTCTCACGGAGATGTGGGTAACGCGTGCTTAGACTCTCGAAAAGTGGCATTAAAGCCTCTGGACGCCCAGATACAACGTCACGAAGTTGTGTAATGTCCTCCATAGTCAATCCGATTGTGCCCATTTCTTCTCCACCTAAACCAGCAGCGGATTCATGACCTTGCTCGCCATTATTGGCTTCTGCTTGTGCAAATAAATTGTCTTCATGTTCAGTGAATTGTGATGGCACGTCTGTTGCAACTTCAGAATTAGCATTCGCCCCAGCTTCACTAGTTACAGCTTCAGCTTGTTGCTGCGATGGCTCACTGGCTTCAGGAATACCCATAAGCAAATACTCCACTGCACGGTCAGGGTTGTTGAATGCTGCTCTAAGCGCACGTTCTACTTGTTCACGATCATAACCCATTTCCATGATTCTGTTCACAGTCTCGTTACGTTGAGAACCAGTGACAAACGAAGCATCAGTCGTCCCTTCTTCTTGTGTAACTGCAGTAGTACCTGTTCTTGTACCAGTGGTTGTAGCTTCCGCAGGTGCATTTGCAACTGCAGAAGTTTCTGCAGAAGCAGTGGCTTGAGATTCATCTTGGGGTTCAGTTGTGGATTCAGTTACCTTAACATCAGCCTTTTTCTTAGTTTTGCTAATCATGAATATAACCTGATCCCCTTCCTTAAGATTGCATCCTGATACGGTCTTAGGATCCTGGAGTATCTTACCTGCGTAGATCAACTTTATTTGAGATGCATCGCACTGTTTTTGTTCAGCGATCAATTCCTTGGCGTGTGAAATGGTGGCATCATCCGCCAATTCAATAGGTagtttttcctttttgaaatctttaaaatTAATAAGCATTATGCTTGTGATTTTCTTGGACTTTGTCTCAACGGTTGTTTTCTTGACTTTATCTTCTTTGCCACCCAGCCATCAGATTCAAGTTGATTTGgcattaatttcaatttctttcactgTTCTCAACTTTCATTTTCGATGttgacaaaaaaaaaa
Coding sequences within:
- the RAD23 gene encoding Rad23p (similar to uniprot|P32628 Saccharomyces cerevisiae YEL037C RAD23), which produces MLINFKDFKKEKLPIELADDATISHAKELIAEQKQCDASQIKLIYAGKILQDPKTVSGCNLKEGDQVIFMISKTKKKADVKVTESTTEPQDESQATASAETSAVANAPAEATTTGTRTGTTAVTQEEGTTDASFVTGSQRNETVNRIMEMGYDREQVERALRAAFNNPDRAVEYLLMGIPEASEPSQQQAEAVTSEAGANANSEVATDVPSQFTEHEDNLFAQAEANNGEQGHESAAGLGGEEMGTIGLTMEDITQLRDVVSGRPEALMPLFESLSTRYPHLRETMLQDPQRFISLLLEAVGGSLTDSLGENLGDDIAEGDLGDFGGQTQGAPPNVTISAEDEEAINRLCELGFERTLVVQIYFACDKNEEIAANMLFNNYAD